In Escherichia ruysiae, a genomic segment contains:
- the nei gene encoding endonuclease VIII, protein MPEGPEIRRAADNLEAAIKGKLLTDVWFAFPQLKPYQSQLIGQHVTHVETRGKALLTHFSDGLTLYSHNQLYGVWRVVDTGEEPQTTRVLRVKLQTADKTILLYSASDIEMLTPEQLTTHPFLQRVGPDVLDPNLTPEVVKERLLSPRFRNRQFAGLLLDQAFLAGLGNYLRVEILWQVGLTGSHKAKDLNVAQLDALAHALLDIPRLSYATRGQVDENKHHGALFRFKVFHRDGEKCERCGGIIEKTTLSSRPFYWCPGCQH, encoded by the coding sequence ATGCCTGAAGGCCCGGAGATCCGCCGTGCAGCGGATAACCTGGAGGCGGCGATCAAAGGCAAACTACTAACTGATGTCTGGTTTGCCTTCCCGCAGTTAAAACCGTATCAATCACAACTTATTGGTCAACACGTCACCCATGTGGAAACTCGTGGTAAGGCGTTGTTAACTCATTTTTCTGATGGTTTAACGCTCTATAGCCATAATCAGCTTTACGGCGTGTGGCGCGTGGTTGATACCGGCGAAGAGCCGCAGACCACGCGGGTGCTACGGGTAAAACTGCAAACGGCTGACAAAACCATTCTGCTTTATAGCGCCTCGGATATTGAGATGTTGACCCCGGAACAACTGACCACACATCCGTTTTTACAACGCGTTGGCCCCGATGTGCTGGATCCGAATCTGACGCCGGAGGTGGTGAAAGAACGGTTATTATCGCCGCGCTTTCGTAATCGGCAGTTTGCTGGATTACTGCTCGATCAGGCGTTTCTGGCAGGGCTTGGCAATTATTTGCGGGTGGAGATCCTCTGGCAGGTCGGGTTGACCGGAAGTCATAAAGCGAAAGATCTCAATGTGGCGCAACTGGATGCACTCGCGCACGCGCTACTGGATATTCCGCGTCTTTCTTACGCTACGCGGGGGCAGGTGGATGAGAATAAACATCATGGGGCGCTGTTTCGCTTTAAAGTTTTTCATCGTGATGGCGAGAAGTGCGAACGCTGTGGCGGCATCATTGAGAAAACCACGTTGTCATCGCGCCCGTTTTACTGGTGTCCAGGCTGCCAGCACTAG
- a CDS encoding fimbrial protein → MSAGKGLLFVICLLFLPLKSALALNCYFGSSGGSVEKSEAIQPFAVPGNAKPGDKIWESDDIKIPVYCDNNTNGNFESEHVYAWVNPYPGMQDRYYQLGVTYNGVDYDASLGKSRIDTNQCIDSKKIDIYTPEQIIAMGWQNKICSGDSNNIHMSRTFLARMRLYVKVREMPPHDYQSTLSDYIVVQFDGAGSVNEDPSAQNLKYHITGLENIRVLDCSVNFSISPETQVIDFGKFNVLDIRRHTMSKNFSIKTTKSQNDQCTDGFKVSSSFYTEETLVEEDKALLIGNGLKLRLLDENASPYTFNKYSEYADFTSDMLVYEKNFTAELSSIPGTPIEAGPFDTVVLFKINYN, encoded by the coding sequence ATGAGTGCTGGCAAGGGATTGTTGTTCGTTATCTGTCTGTTATTTCTGCCGTTGAAGTCTGCGCTGGCGCTGAACTGCTATTTTGGCTCATCTGGCGGATCTGTAGAAAAATCAGAAGCTATTCAACCCTTTGCTGTGCCGGGCAATGCTAAACCTGGCGATAAAATCTGGGAATCTGACGATATTAAAATTCCCGTCTATTGTGACAACAATACTAACGGCAACTTTGAAAGCGAGCATGTTTATGCCTGGGTAAACCCCTACCCCGGAATGCAGGATCGCTATTATCAACTTGGCGTAACATATAACGGCGTTGATTACGATGCCAGTCTCGGGAAAAGTCGAATCGACACCAACCAGTGTATCGACAGCAAGAAAATTGATATCTACACACCAGAGCAGATCATTGCTATGGGGTGGCAAAATAAGATTTGTTCCGGCGATTCCAACAATATTCATATGTCGCGTACATTTCTCGCTCGTATGCGGCTCTATGTTAAAGTTCGTGAAATGCCGCCGCATGATTATCAAAGTACGCTGAGCGACTATATTGTGGTGCAATTCGATGGCGCTGGCAGTGTTAATGAAGATCCTTCTGCCCAAAACCTGAAATATCACATTACCGGTCTGGAAAACATTCGTGTACTGGATTGCAGCGTTAACTTTTCTATTTCGCCTGAAACACAGGTGATTGATTTTGGTAAATTTAACGTACTGGATATTCGCCGTCACACGATGTCGAAAAATTTTAGTATTAAGACGACGAAATCACAAAATGACCAGTGCACCGACGGATTTAAAGTCAGTTCCTCGTTTTATACCGAAGAAACGTTGGTTGAAGAAGATAAAGCATTGTTGATTGGTAATGGACTTAAACTACGTTTACTGGACGAAAACGCCTCGCCCTATACCTTCAATAAATACAGCGAATATGCCGATTTCACCAGCGACATGTTAGTTTATGAAAAAAACTTTACCGCCGAATTGTCATCCATACCAGGCACCCCCATCGAGGCTGGTCCCTTCGATACTGTGGTGCTTTTTAAGATTAACTACAACTGA
- the pxpA gene encoding 5-oxoprolinase subunit PxpA: MKIDLNADLGEGCASDAELLTLVSSANIACGFHAGDAQTMLASVREAIKNGVAIGAHPSFPDRENFGRSAMQLPPEMVYAQTLYQIGALATIARAQGGVMRHVKPHGMLYNQAAKEAQLADAIARAVYACDPALILVGLAGSELIRAGKQYGLTTREEVFADRGYQADGSLVPRSQPGALIEDEEQALAQTLEMVQHGRVKSITDEWAKVTAQTVCLHGDGEHALAFARRLRATFTKKGIVVAA, translated from the coding sequence ATGAAAATTGACCTGAACGCCGATCTGGGCGAAGGCTGTGCCAGTGACGCTGAACTGTTAACGCTGGTTTCCTCAGCCAATATTGCCTGTGGATTTCATGCAGGCGACGCGCAAACCATGCTGGCAAGCGTGCGTGAAGCAATAAAAAATGGCGTAGCGATTGGCGCGCACCCGAGTTTTCCCGACAGGGAAAATTTTGGTCGTAGCGCCATGCAACTGCCGCCGGAAATGGTTTATGCCCAGACGCTGTATCAAATTGGCGCGCTGGCAACGATTGCCCGTGCGCAAGGCGGTGTTATGCGTCATGTCAAACCTCACGGCATGTTATACAACCAGGCAGCGAAAGAGGCACAACTGGCAGACGCCATCGCCAGAGCGGTATACGCTTGCGATCCGGCATTGATTCTCGTCGGGCTGGCGGGAAGCGAGCTGATTCGTGCAGGCAAGCAATATGGCCTGACAACGCGCGAGGAAGTGTTTGCCGATCGCGGTTACCAGGCTGACGGCTCGCTGGTGCCACGAAGCCAGCCAGGCGCGTTGATTGAAGACGAAGAACAGGCGCTTGCGCAAACGTTGGAGATGGTGCAACACGGCAGAGTCAAAAGTATCACCGATGAATGGGCGAAGGTCACGGCGCAAACGGTCTGCCTGCATGGCGACGGCGAGCACGCACTGGCGTTCGCCCGCCGACTACGCGCTACATTTACCAAAAAGGGGATTGTTGTCGCAGCATAA
- a CDS encoding fimbrial protein, whose amino-acid sequence MFKGQKTLAALAVSLLFTAPVYAADEGSGEIHFKGEIIEAPCDIHPDDVDKNIDLGQVTTTHINRDHHSNKVAVDIRLINCDLPGSDNGSGSPISKVAVTFDGSAKTTGATPLLSNTSAGEATGVGVRLMDKNDTNIVLGTAAPDLDLDASSTEQTLNFFAWMEQIDNAVNVTAGAVTANATYVLDYK is encoded by the coding sequence ATGTTTAAAGGACAAAAAACATTGGCCGCATTGGCCGTATCTCTGTTGTTCACTGCTCCTGTTTATGCCGCAGACGAAGGCTCTGGTGAAATTCACTTTAAAGGTGAAATTATTGAAGCACCTTGTGACATTCATCCAGATGATGTTGATAAAAATATTGACCTTGGACAAGTCACGACAACCCATATAAACCGGGATCATCACAGCAATAAAGTGGCCGTCGACATTCGCTTAATAAACTGTGACCTGCCAGGTTCTGATAATGGTAGCGGTTCGCCAATATCCAAAGTTGCCGTAACCTTCGACGGTTCGGCTAAAACGACGGGGGCAACACCTCTGTTGAGCAATACCAGTGCTGGCGAAGCAACAGGTGTCGGCGTAAGACTGATGGACAAAAATGACACAAACATCGTATTGGGTACAGCTGCGCCAGACCTCGACCTGGATGCAAGCTCAACAGAACAAACGCTGAACTTCTTTGCCTGGATGGAACAAATTGACAATGCAGTCAATGTCACTGCCGGTGCCGTAACCGCTAACGCGACCTACGTTCTGGATTATAAATAA
- a CDS encoding fimbria/pilus outer membrane usher protein yields the protein MDTVNIYRLSFISCLTMVMPSALAVEFNLSVLDKSMRDSIDISLLKDKGVIAPGEYFVSITVNNNQISNGQKISWQKSGDKTIPCIDESLVDKFGLKPDFRQSLVQINQCVDFSSHPEILFNFDQANQQLNITIPQAWLAWHSENWMPPSTWKEGVAGVLMDYNLFASNYRPQGSSSNTNLNAYGTAGINMGAWRLRSDYQLSRSESDDAHDQSGGISRTYLFRPLPQLGSKLTLGETDFSSNIFDGFSYTGAALTSDDRMLPWELRGYAPQISGIAQTNATVTVSHSGRVIYQKKVPPGPFIIDDINQSVQGTLDVKVTEDDGRVNNFQVSAASTPFLTRQGQVRYKLAVGQPRTSMSHQTENETFFSNEISWGMLSNTSLYGGLLLSGDDYHSGAIGIGQNMLWLGALSFDVTWASSQFDTQQDERGLSYRFNYSKQVDATNSTISLAAYRFSDRHFHSYANYLDHKYNDNDAQDEKQTISLSVGQPITPLNLNLYANLLHQTWWNANTSTTANITAGFNIDIGDWKDISISTSFNTTHYEDKDRDNQIYLSISLPVGNGGRVGYDMQNSSNSTTHRMSWNDTLDERNSWGMSAVLQSDRPDNGAQVSGNYQHLSSAGEWDLSGTYAANDYSSVSSSWSGSFTATQYGAAFHRRSSTNEPRLMVSTDGVANIPVQGNLDYTNHFGIAVVPLISSYQPSTVAVNMNDLPDGVTVAENIIKETWIEGAIGYKSLASRSGKDVNIIIRDASGHYPPLGANIQQNGSGISVGMVSEEGHAWLGGVAENQQFTVLWGDKQSCIIHLPERLEDTTKRLILPCH from the coding sequence ATGGACACCGTGAATATTTATCGACTTTCTTTTATTTCCTGCCTGACGATGGTAATGCCGTCCGCGCTGGCGGTCGAATTTAACCTGAGCGTCCTCGACAAATCGATGCGTGATAGCATTGATATTTCATTATTAAAAGACAAAGGGGTGATTGCCCCCGGTGAATATTTTGTTAGCATTACCGTTAATAATAACCAAATAAGTAACGGGCAAAAAATTAGCTGGCAAAAAAGCGGTGATAAAACCATTCCGTGCATCGATGAATCACTGGTGGATAAATTTGGTTTAAAACCAGACTTCCGTCAATCATTAGTACAGATAAATCAGTGTGTTGATTTTAGTTCGCATCCAGAAATACTCTTCAATTTCGATCAAGCCAATCAGCAACTCAATATCACCATTCCGCAAGCGTGGCTGGCATGGCACTCAGAAAACTGGATGCCGCCATCAACATGGAAAGAAGGTGTAGCCGGCGTCCTGATGGATTACAACCTGTTTGCCAGCAACTACCGTCCACAGGGCAGTAGCAGCAACACCAACCTGAACGCTTACGGTACTGCCGGTATTAACATGGGTGCATGGCGCTTACGCAGCGATTACCAGCTGAGCCGCTCCGAAAGCGACGATGCCCACGACCAGAGCGGCGGAATATCACGTACTTATCTTTTTCGCCCACTACCGCAATTAGGTTCGAAATTAACCCTGGGCGAAACTGATTTTAGTTCCAATATTTTCGACGGTTTTTCTTATACCGGTGCGGCACTGACCAGCGATGACCGGATGTTGCCCTGGGAATTGCGCGGTTACGCCCCACAAATCAGCGGTATCGCGCAAACCAACGCCACTGTCACCGTAAGTCATTCGGGGCGAGTTATTTATCAGAAAAAAGTCCCGCCAGGCCCGTTTATCATTGATGACATCAATCAGTCTGTCCAGGGTACGCTGGATGTCAAAGTGACGGAAGACGATGGCCGTGTGAACAACTTTCAGGTTTCGGCCGCCTCGACGCCCTTCCTGACGCGCCAGGGTCAGGTTCGCTATAAACTTGCTGTTGGTCAGCCGCGAACCTCAATGTCTCATCAAACTGAAAATGAAACCTTTTTTAGCAATGAAATATCCTGGGGGATGCTCTCGAATACCTCGTTATATGGCGGTTTGCTACTCTCCGGAGATGACTACCATTCTGGCGCAATAGGCATCGGGCAAAATATGCTCTGGCTGGGGGCGTTGTCATTTGATGTCACCTGGGCCAGTAGCCAATTTGATACCCAGCAGGACGAGCGGGGCTTAAGCTACCGTTTCAATTACAGCAAACAAGTGGACGCCACAAATAGTACGATTTCACTCGCTGCTTATCGCTTCTCCGATCGTCATTTTCACAGCTACGCCAACTATCTGGATCACAAATACAACGACAACGATGCACAAGACGAAAAACAGACGATCAGCTTATCAGTAGGCCAACCGATAACCCCTCTGAACCTCAACCTGTACGCCAACCTGTTACATCAGACCTGGTGGAACGCAAATACCTCCACGACCGCCAACATAACGGCAGGTTTTAATATTGATATCGGTGACTGGAAAGATATATCGATCTCGACGTCATTCAACACAACCCACTACGAAGACAAAGATCGCGACAACCAGATTTACCTGTCGATTTCATTACCTGTCGGTAACGGTGGTCGAGTCGGCTATGACATGCAAAACAGTAGTAACAGCACCACGCACCGCATGTCGTGGAACGATACGCTGGATGAACGTAATAGCTGGGGCATGTCTGCCGTGCTGCAATCCGACCGTCCTGACAATGGCGCCCAGGTGAGTGGTAACTATCAACACCTGAGTTCAGCCGGCGAATGGGATTTGTCTGGCACTTATGCCGCCAATGATTACAGCTCTGTCAGCAGTAGCTGGAGCGGTTCCTTTACCGCCACTCAATATGGCGCAGCCTTCCATCGCCGCAGTTCAACCAATGAGCCTCGGCTGATGGTCAGCACCGACGGCGTGGCAAATATTCCGGTTCAGGGTAATCTCGACTACACCAACCATTTTGGTATTGCGGTAGTGCCGCTAATTTCCAGTTACCAACCTTCCACCGTGGCAGTCAACATGAATGATTTACCTGATGGCGTAACGGTTGCTGAAAATATCATCAAAGAAACGTGGATTGAAGGCGCTATTGGTTACAAATCGCTGGCTTCCCGTTCTGGTAAAGACGTTAACATTATTATTCGCGACGCCAGCGGTCACTATCCCCCTCTCGGTGCCAATATTCAGCAGAATGGCAGTGGAATCAGTGTCGGTATGGTTAGCGAGGAAGGCCATGCCTGGCTTGGCGGAGTAGCTGAAAACCAGCAATTTACCGTGCTCTGGGGCGATAAACAAAGTTGCATTATTCATCTGCCAGAACGTCTGGAAGACACGACCAAACGCCTGATTTTACCTTGTCATTAA
- the pxpB gene encoding 5-oxoprolinase subunit PxpB gives MQRARCYLIGETAVVLELEPPVTLASQKRIWRLAQRLVDMPNVVEAIPGMNNITVILRNPESLALDAIERLQRWWEESEALEPESRHIEIPVVYGGAGGPDLAVVAAHCGLSEKQVVELHSSVEYVVWFLGFQPGFPYLGSLPEQLHTPRRAEPRLLVPAGSVGIGGPQTGVYPLATPGGWQLIGHTSLSLFDPARDEPILLRPGDSVRFVPQKEGVC, from the coding sequence GTGCAACGAGCGCGTTGTTATCTGATAGGTGAAACGGCGGTAGTGCTGGAACTGGAACCGCCAGTGACGCTGGCTAGCCAGAAACGGATCTGGCGACTGGCGCAGCGTCTGGTGGATATGCCGAATGTGGTGGAAGCCATTCCCGGCATGAACAATATCACGGTGATTTTGCGCAATCCTGAGTCGCTGGCGCTGGATGCCATTGAGCGTTTGCAACGCTGGTGGGAGGAGAGTGAGGCGCTGGAACCGGAGTCACGCCATATCGAAATCCCGGTGGTTTACGGCGGCGCTGGCGGGCCGGATTTGGCGGTGGTCGCGGCGCATTGTGGGTTGAGCGAAAAACAGGTTGTTGAATTGCACTCCTCCGTGGAATACGTGGTCTGGTTTTTAGGTTTTCAACCGGGCTTCCCGTATCTCGGGAGCTTGCCGGAACAACTACACACGCCACGGCGCGCTGAACCGCGCTTGCTCGTTCCGGCAGGTTCTGTCGGGATCGGCGGGCCGCAGACCGGTGTTTATCCGCTGGCAACGCCGGGTGGCTGGCAGTTGATTGGTCATACCTCACTCAGCCTGTTTGATCCGGCGCGTGACGAACCCATCTTATTACGTCCTGGAGATAGCGTGCGCTTTGTGCCGCAGAAGGAGGGAGTATGTTGA
- a CDS encoding AbrB family transcriptional regulator, whose product MPVLQWGMLCVLSLLLSIGFLAVHLPAALLLGPMIAGIIFSMRGITLQLPRSAFLAAQAILGCMIAQNLTGSILTTLAVNWPIVLSILLVTLLSSAIVGWLLVRYSSLPGNTGAWGSSPGGAAAMVAMAQDYGADIRLVAFMQYLRVLFVAGAAVLVTRMMLGDNAEAVNQQIIWFPPVSINLMLTILLAVVAGTVGCLLRLPSGTMLIPMLAGAVLQSGQLITIELPEWLLAMAYMAIGWRIGLGFDKQILLRALRPLPQILLSIFALLAICAGMAWGLTRFMHIDFMTAYLATSPGGLDTVAVIAAGSNADMAFIMAMQTLRLFSILLTGPAIARFISTYAPKRSA is encoded by the coding sequence ATGCCAGTTTTGCAGTGGGGAATGTTATGTGTACTATCACTTCTCCTTTCTATTGGCTTCCTCGCGGTACATCTCCCGGCAGCACTATTACTTGGGCCGATGATCGCCGGGATCATCTTCAGTATGCGCGGAATAACTCTGCAACTCCCTCGCTCCGCTTTTCTTGCTGCGCAGGCCATTCTTGGCTGCATGATTGCGCAAAACCTCACTGGTTCGATTCTCACCACCCTGGCCGTTAACTGGCCGATCGTGTTATCTATTTTACTGGTGACGCTGCTTTCCAGCGCCATCGTGGGCTGGTTATTGGTGCGCTATAGCTCACTGCCTGGAAATACCGGTGCCTGGGGTTCTTCTCCTGGCGGCGCGGCGGCAATGGTCGCTATGGCGCAGGATTACGGCGCAGATATCCGTCTGGTGGCGTTTATGCAATATCTGCGGGTACTGTTTGTCGCAGGTGCGGCAGTTCTGGTTACGCGGATGATGCTGGGCGATAACGCTGAAGCGGTTAATCAACAGATTATCTGGTTCCCGCCAGTGAGCATTAATCTCATGCTTACGATTTTGCTCGCAGTGGTTGCCGGTACAGTGGGATGCCTGCTACGTCTTCCTTCCGGCACGATGCTCATCCCGATGCTGGCGGGCGCAGTGCTCCAGTCTGGTCAGCTCATCACCATCGAACTACCAGAATGGCTGCTGGCGATGGCGTATATGGCAATTGGCTGGCGGATTGGTCTTGGTTTCGATAAACAAATATTACTGCGGGCATTGCGCCCACTACCGCAAATCCTGCTGTCGATTTTTGCTCTGCTGGCTATTTGTGCGGGTATGGCGTGGGGGCTGACCCGGTTTATGCATATTGATTTTATGACCGCCTATCTCGCCACCAGCCCCGGCGGGCTTGATACGGTGGCGGTCATCGCCGCAGGGAGCAATGCCGATATGGCGTTCATCATGGCGATGCAAACCCTGCGCTTGTTCAGTATTTTGCTGACGGGGCCTGCCATTGCACGGTTTATTTCAACTTATGCGCCGAAGCGGTCGGCCTAG
- the sdhC gene encoding succinate dehydrogenase cytochrome b556 subunit gives MWALFMIRNVKKQRPVNLDLQTIRFPVTAIASILHRVSGVITFVAVGILLWLLGTSLSSPEGFEQASAIMGSFFVKFIMWGILTALAYHVVVGIRHMMMDFGYLEETFEAGKRSAKISFVITVVLSILAGVLVW, from the coding sequence ATGTGGGCGTTATTCATGATAAGAAATGTGAAAAAACAAAGACCTGTTAATCTGGACCTACAGACCATCCGGTTCCCCGTCACGGCGATAGCGTCCATTCTCCATCGCGTTTCCGGTGTGATCACCTTCGTTGCAGTGGGCATCCTGCTGTGGCTTCTGGGTACTAGCCTCTCTTCCCCTGAAGGTTTCGAGCAAGCTTCCGCCATTATGGGCAGCTTCTTCGTCAAATTTATCATGTGGGGCATCCTTACCGCTCTGGCGTATCACGTCGTCGTAGGTATTCGCCACATGATGATGGATTTTGGCTATCTGGAAGAAACATTCGAAGCGGGTAAACGCTCCGCCAAAATCTCCTTTGTCATTACTGTCGTGCTTTCAATTCTTGCAGGAGTCCTCGTATGGTAA
- the gltA gene encoding citrate synthase, producing the protein MADTKAKLTLNGDTAVELDVLKGTLGQDVIDIRTLGSKGVFTFDPGFTSTASCESKITFIDGDEGILLHRGFPIDQLATDSNYLEVCYILLNGEKPTQEQYDEFKTTVTRHTMIHEQITRLFHAFRRDSHPMAVMCGITGALAAFYHDSLDVNNPRHREIAAFRLLSKMPTMAAMCYKYSIGQPFVYPRNDLSYAGNFLHMMFSTPCEPYEVNPILERAMDRILILHADHEQNASTSTVRTAGSSGANPFACIAAGIASLWGPAHGGANEAALKMLEEISSVKHIPEFVRRAKDKNDSFRLMGFGHRVYKNYDPRATVMRETCHEVLKELGTKDDLLEVAMELENIALNDPYFIEKKLYPNVDFYSGIILKAMGIPSSMFTVIFAMARTVGWIAHWSEMHSDGMKIARPRQLYTGYEKRDFKSDIKR; encoded by the coding sequence ATGGCTGATACAAAAGCAAAACTCACCCTCAACGGGGATACAGCTGTTGAACTGGATGTGCTAAAAGGCACGCTGGGTCAAGATGTTATTGATATCCGTACTCTCGGTTCAAAAGGTGTATTCACCTTTGATCCAGGCTTCACTTCAACCGCATCCTGCGAATCTAAAATTACTTTTATTGATGGTGATGAAGGTATTTTGCTGCATCGCGGTTTCCCGATCGATCAGCTGGCGACCGATTCTAACTACCTGGAAGTCTGTTACATTCTGCTGAATGGTGAAAAACCGACCCAGGAACAGTATGACGAGTTTAAAACTACCGTTACCCGTCATACGATGATCCACGAACAGATTACCCGTCTGTTCCACGCCTTCCGTCGCGACTCTCATCCGATGGCGGTCATGTGCGGTATCACCGGCGCGCTGGCAGCGTTTTATCACGATTCACTTGACGTCAATAATCCGCGTCATCGTGAAATCGCCGCGTTCCGTCTGCTGTCGAAAATGCCGACCATGGCAGCGATGTGTTACAAATACTCCATCGGTCAGCCATTTGTTTACCCGCGCAATGACCTTTCCTACGCCGGAAACTTCCTGCACATGATGTTCTCCACCCCGTGCGAACCGTATGAAGTCAATCCAATTCTGGAACGTGCAATGGATCGTATTCTGATCCTGCACGCTGACCACGAACAGAACGCCTCGACTTCCACCGTGCGTACCGCTGGTTCTTCGGGTGCGAACCCGTTTGCTTGTATCGCAGCAGGTATTGCTTCGCTGTGGGGGCCGGCTCACGGTGGTGCTAACGAAGCTGCGCTAAAAATGCTGGAAGAAATCAGCTCCGTTAAACACATTCCGGAATTTGTTCGTCGTGCGAAAGATAAGAATGACTCTTTCCGCCTGATGGGCTTCGGTCACCGCGTGTACAAAAATTACGACCCGCGCGCCACCGTAATGCGTGAAACCTGCCATGAAGTCCTGAAAGAGCTGGGCACCAAAGATGACCTGCTGGAAGTGGCAATGGAGCTGGAAAACATCGCGCTGAACGACCCGTACTTTATCGAGAAAAAACTGTACCCGAACGTCGATTTCTACTCCGGTATCATCCTGAAAGCGATGGGTATTCCGTCTTCCATGTTCACCGTCATTTTCGCAATGGCACGTACCGTTGGCTGGATCGCCCACTGGAGCGAAATGCACAGTGACGGCATGAAAATTGCCCGTCCGCGTCAGCTGTATACTGGCTATGAAAAACGTGACTTTAAAAGCGATATCAAACGTTAA
- a CDS encoding fimbrial biogenesis chaperone has product MTFIKGLPLILLAVSLGSNAAVQPDRTRVVFNANDKATSLRIENQSDKLPYLAYSWIENDKGEKSDNLLVALPPIQRLEPKATSQVRIVKQASTTQLPGDRETLFYYNMREIPPAPDKSSDHAILQVAIQSRIKLFWRPAALRKKTGEHIELQLQVSQKGNELTLKNPTAYYLTIAYLGQNDKGVIPGFKSVMIAPFSTVTTNTGSYNGNQFYLGYMDDYGALRMNTLNCNGQCRLQAVEAKK; this is encoded by the coding sequence ATGACATTTATTAAAGGATTACCCCTGATTCTGTTAGCCGTCAGCCTGGGTAGCAACGCTGCAGTGCAACCCGATCGCACACGAGTTGTGTTTAACGCCAACGACAAAGCCACCAGCCTGCGCATAGAAAACCAGAGTGACAAACTGCCTTACCTTGCATATTCCTGGATAGAAAATGATAAAGGGGAGAAAAGCGACAATCTTCTGGTCGCCCTGCCACCAATACAGCGCCTGGAACCAAAAGCAACATCGCAGGTGCGGATTGTAAAGCAAGCGTCAACCACACAGTTGCCCGGCGATCGTGAAACGCTATTTTACTACAACATGCGCGAAATTCCGCCAGCGCCGGATAAAAGCAGCGACCATGCGATACTTCAGGTCGCGATCCAAAGCCGTATTAAGTTGTTCTGGCGACCTGCGGCATTGCGCAAGAAAACAGGTGAACACATAGAGTTACAGTTACAGGTTAGCCAGAAGGGCAACGAACTTACCCTGAAAAACCCTACCGCCTATTACCTGACGATTGCCTATCTTGGGCAAAATGATAAAGGTGTGATCCCCGGTTTTAAATCGGTGATGATTGCCCCTTTTAGCACCGTCACAACGAATACAGGAAGCTATAACGGTAATCAATTTTACCTGGGTTACATGGATGATTACGGCGCATTACGGATGAATACTCTGAACTGTAACGGACAATGTCGTTTACAGGCGGTGGAGGCGAAGAAATGA
- the pxpC gene encoding 5-oxoprolinase subunit PxpC — protein sequence MLKIIRAGMYTTVQDGGRHGFRQSGISHCGALDIPALRIANLLVGNDANAPALEITLGQLTVEFERDGWFALTGAGCEARLDDNAVWTGWRLPMKAGQRLTLKRPQHGVRSYLAVAGGIDVPPVMGSCSTDLKVGIGGLEGRLLKDGDRLPIGKVKRDFMEAQGVKQLLWGNRIRALPGPEYHEFDRASQDAFWRSPWQLSPQSNRMGYRLQGQILKRTTDRELLSHGLLPGVVQVPHNGQPIVLMNDAQTTGGYPRIACIIEADMYHLAQIPLGQPIHFVQCSLEEALKARQDQQRYFEQLAWRLHNEN from the coding sequence ATGTTGAAAATTATTCGTGCGGGGATGTATACCACCGTGCAGGATGGTGGTCGTCACGGTTTTCGCCAGTCGGGTATCAGCCATTGCGGCGCACTGGATATACCCGCGCTGCGCATTGCTAATCTGCTGGTGGGGAATGATGCCAACGCTCCCGCACTGGAAATTACGCTCGGTCAGTTAACGGTTGAATTTGAACGCGATGGTTGGTTTGCCCTGACCGGCGCAGGTTGTGAAGCGCGGCTGGATGATAACGCCGTCTGGACCGGCTGGCGCTTGCCGATGAAAGCAGGCCAGCGTTTAACCCTTAAACGTCCGCAACATGGCGTTCGTAGCTATCTGGCGGTGGCGGGCGGTATTGATGTCCCGCCAGTGATGGGGTCATGCAGTACCGATCTCAAAGTGGGGATTGGCGGGCTGGAAGGGCGTTTACTAAAGGATGGTGACCGACTCCCGATTGGCAAAGTGAAGCGGGATTTTATGGAAGCACAGGGCGTTAAACAGCTACTGTGGGGCAACCGCATTCGCGCCTTGCCGGGGCCGGAATATCATGAGTTCGATCGCGCCTCGCAGGATGCATTCTGGCGTTCGCCCTGGCAACTTAGCCCGCAAAGCAACCGGATGGGCTATCGCTTGCAGGGGCAAATCTTAAAACGCACCACCGATCGTGAACTGTTATCTCACGGTTTGCTGCCGGGCGTGGTGCAGGTGCCGCATAACGGGCAGCCCATTGTGCTAATGAACGACGCGCAAACCACCGGCGGTTACCCGCGCATTGCCTGCATTATTGAAGCCGACATGTATCATTTGGCGCAAATCCCACTCGGACAGCCTATTCATTTTGTCCAGTGTTCACTGGAAGAGGCACTAAAAGCGCGGCAAGATCAGCAACGTTATTTCGAACAATTAGCGTGGCGGCTGCACAATGAAAATTGA